A single window of Hyla sarda isolate aHylSar1 chromosome 2, aHylSar1.hap1, whole genome shotgun sequence DNA harbors:
- the TMEM200B gene encoding transmembrane protein 200B isoform X1, producing MYHTLRAAWSLPNRIEADEGSTLEILSLVMKRLRTPHLHMHFFPCFLSLFRRCRSSPEPPDAPPKGKLRLRSLPGVFVFVGIFLVLIGLTVAVIGYWPHKSNSQSVEKLKLIGPVIMGFGLFVFICANTLLYENRDMETRRLLQISAVTQGHADMALSANSGVKVQTQNTWSDSSGELDNRRNILIRAQLLCPPINDLSLSLVSIHSDPCISSLPTMGERVKLKEAAERCYSSDVKLNMSMRPVKEGILEVPHRGQKCRSWPRLEIVDDGCAKLHEASGEVLKESRESSQETVPEVA from the exons ATGTATCACACACTAAG GGCGGCTTGGAGCCTGCCGAATAGGATTGAAGCGGACGAAGGATCTACATTAGAGATT CTCTCTTTAGTCATGAAGCGTCTAAGAACTCCCCATCTGCATATGCATTTCTTCCCCTGTTTTTTGAGTCTGTTTAGAAGATGTCGATCTTCTCCTGAACCACCTGATGCACCTCCTAAAGGGAAGCTACGTCTTCGCTCACTTCCTGGAGTTTTTGTATTTGTAGGTATATTTCTAGTACTAATAGGCCTAACCGTGGCCGTTATTGGCTACTGGCCTCACAAATCCAACAGCCAATCAGTAGAAAAACTAAAGCTGATTGGTCCCGTCATAATGGGATTTGGACTATTTGTCTTCATATGTGCTAACACACTTCTGTATGAAAACCGGGATATGGAAACAAGAAGGCTCCTCCAAATCAGCGCAGTCACCCAGGGACATGCTGACATGGCTTTATCTGCTAATAGTGGGGTAAAAGTTCAAACCCAGAATACATGGAGTGACAGTTCTGGAGAACTGGACAACAGGAGAAATATATTAATCAGGGCACAGCTTTTGTGTCCACCCATTAATgacctctctctttctcttgtaAGCATACACTCTGATCCTTGTATTTCATCCTTACCAACAATGGGGGAGAGAGTCAAACTCAAAGAAGCAGCAGAGAGgtgctacagctctgatgtcaaGTTAAATATGAGTATGAGACCAGTAAAAGAAGGCATCTTGGAGGTTCCTCATAGAGGTCAAAAGTGTCGTAGTTGGCCAAGACTGGAAATTGTTGATGATGGTTGTGCAAAATTACATGAAGCCTCAGGGGAAGTGTTAAAGGAGAGCAGGGAGAGTAGCCAGGAGACTGTACCTGAAGTGGCATAa
- the TMEM200B gene encoding transmembrane protein 200B isoform X2, with translation MKRLRTPHLHMHFFPCFLSLFRRCRSSPEPPDAPPKGKLRLRSLPGVFVFVGIFLVLIGLTVAVIGYWPHKSNSQSVEKLKLIGPVIMGFGLFVFICANTLLYENRDMETRRLLQISAVTQGHADMALSANSGVKVQTQNTWSDSSGELDNRRNILIRAQLLCPPINDLSLSLVSIHSDPCISSLPTMGERVKLKEAAERCYSSDVKLNMSMRPVKEGILEVPHRGQKCRSWPRLEIVDDGCAKLHEASGEVLKESRESSQETVPEVA, from the coding sequence ATGAAGCGTCTAAGAACTCCCCATCTGCATATGCATTTCTTCCCCTGTTTTTTGAGTCTGTTTAGAAGATGTCGATCTTCTCCTGAACCACCTGATGCACCTCCTAAAGGGAAGCTACGTCTTCGCTCACTTCCTGGAGTTTTTGTATTTGTAGGTATATTTCTAGTACTAATAGGCCTAACCGTGGCCGTTATTGGCTACTGGCCTCACAAATCCAACAGCCAATCAGTAGAAAAACTAAAGCTGATTGGTCCCGTCATAATGGGATTTGGACTATTTGTCTTCATATGTGCTAACACACTTCTGTATGAAAACCGGGATATGGAAACAAGAAGGCTCCTCCAAATCAGCGCAGTCACCCAGGGACATGCTGACATGGCTTTATCTGCTAATAGTGGGGTAAAAGTTCAAACCCAGAATACATGGAGTGACAGTTCTGGAGAACTGGACAACAGGAGAAATATATTAATCAGGGCACAGCTTTTGTGTCCACCCATTAATgacctctctctttctcttgtaAGCATACACTCTGATCCTTGTATTTCATCCTTACCAACAATGGGGGAGAGAGTCAAACTCAAAGAAGCAGCAGAGAGgtgctacagctctgatgtcaaGTTAAATATGAGTATGAGACCAGTAAAAGAAGGCATCTTGGAGGTTCCTCATAGAGGTCAAAAGTGTCGTAGTTGGCCAAGACTGGAAATTGTTGATGATGGTTGTGCAAAATTACATGAAGCCTCAGGGGAAGTGTTAAAGGAGAGCAGGGAGAGTAGCCAGGAGACTGTACCTGAAGTGGCATAa